Proteins encoded in a region of the Panicum hallii strain FIL2 chromosome 3, PHallii_v3.1, whole genome shotgun sequence genome:
- the LOC112885508 gene encoding UDP-glucosyltransferase UGT13248-like — translation MVSSDHQSLHILLLPFPVQGHINPLFQFGKRLASHKGVRCTLAATRFVASSTKPAPGSSSVHVAVFSDGCDGGGPDELGGPGGPYFERLESAGSETLDALLVSEAEEHGRPVHVVVYDAFLPWAQGVARRRGAACAAFLTQTCAVNALYTHAWAGRVPFRPAKEELAGLRGLPAQLEPGDLPSFLVDRSCPRSFREVVLNQFQGLDTAEAVLVNSFHELEPQESEYLASTWGAKTVGPTVPSAYLDNRLPDDVSYGIQLHTPMTAESKAWLDGHPARSVVYVSFGSMVALAADQLAELAQGLRASGKPFLWVVRATETAKLPESFRGRARAARGLVVPWCPQLDVLAHPSVGCFVTHCGWNSAVEAIAAGVPMVVVPQWSDQPMNAMCVEDVWHVGVQARPETEATAVVGRGEVERCVRTVMEGETGAGFRRSALDWSRKAKKAVSEGGSSDINILEFISKFRSLQVN, via the coding sequence ATGGTGAGCTCCGACCACCAGAGCCTCCACATCCTCCTGCTCCCGTTCCCTGTCCAGGGCCACATCAACCCGCTGTTCCAGTTCGGCAAGCGGCTCGCCTCCCACAAGGGCGTCCGGTGCACCCTCGCGGCGACCCGCTTCGTGGCCAGCTCCACCAAGCCGGCCCCCGGCAGCTCCTCCGTCCACGTCGCGGTCTTCTCCGACGgctgcgacggcggcggccccgaCGAGCTCGGCGGTCCCGGCGGCCCCTACTTCGAGCGCCTCGAGTCCGCCGGGTCCGAGACGCTGGACGCGCTCCTCGTGTCGGAGGCGGAGGAGCACGGCCGCCCCGTGCACGTGGTGGTGTACGACGCGTTCCTGCCGTGGGCGCAgggcgtggcgcggcggcgcggcgcggcgtgcgcGGCGTTCCTCACGCAGACGTGCGCCGTGAACGCGCTCTACACCCACGCCTGGGCCGGCCGGGTGCCGTTCCGGCCGGCGAAGGAGGAGCTCGCCGGGCTCCGGGGGCTGCCCGCCCAGCTCGAGCCGGGCGACCTCCCGTCGTTCCTCGTCGACCGGAGCTGTCCCCGGAGCTTCCGGGAGGTGGTGCTGAACCAGTTCCAGGGCCTGGACACCGCGGAGGCCGTGCTCGTCAACTCATTCCACGAGCTGGAGCCGCAGGAATCGGAGTACCTGGCGTCTACATGGGGTGCTAAGACGGTAGGGCCAACCGTGCCGTCGGCGTACCTCGACAACCGCCTCCCGGACGATGTGTCCTACGGCATCCAGCTTCACACCCCGATGACGGCGGAAAGCAAGGCGTGGCTCGACGGCCACCCGGCGCGCTCCGTCGTGTACGTCTCCTTCGGGAGCATGGTCGCCCTGGCCGCCGACCAGCTGGCCGAGCTGGCCCAGGGCCTCCGTGCCAGCGGGAAGCCCTTCCTCTGGGTGGTCCGCGCCACGGAGACCGCCAAGCTGCCAGAGAGCTTCCGCGGCAGGGCGAGGGCGGCGAGAGGCCTCGTCGTGCCGTGGTGCCCGCAGCTGGACGTGCTGGCGCACCCGTCGGTCGGGTGCTTCGTGACGCACTGCGGGTGGAACTCGGCGGTGGAGGCGATCGCCGCCGGAGTGCCCATGGTGGTGGTGCCGCAGTGGTCGGACCAGCCGATGAACGCCATGTGCGTCGAGGACGTGTGGCACGTCGGCGTCCAGGCGCGGCCGGAAAcggaggcgacggcggtggTGGGGAGGGGAGAGGTGGAGAGGTGCGTGCGTACAGTGATGGAAGGGGAAACGGGTGCTGGGTTCAGGAGGAGTGCTCTGGACTGGAGCCGCAAAGCGAAGAAGGCTGTAAGCGAAGGTGGTAGCTCCGACATCAACATCTTGGAGTTCATCTCCAAGTTTAGGTCTCTACAAGTGAATTGA